A stretch of Bradyrhizobium sp. AZCC 2262 DNA encodes these proteins:
- a CDS encoding sugar ABC transporter ATP-binding protein, whose product MPSGQQPILELHDITKAFGGVEALRGVDFALTAGEIHGLVGENGAGKSTLMKIIAGVHADFSGRFVLDGRETRFRSVRDAHAAGIAMVHQELSVAPDLTVAENVFLGSQPTNRLGLVQWRRMAREAGEQLKRFGIDVDPMSRLGDLPIGLQQLIEIARVLSSGARIIILDEPTSALSPPEVERLFATLKRLRDEGTSIVFISHFIEDILRVSDIVTVFRNGRKVAEAAASETSKPALIEAMIGKGREALEETYIHDIMLPPPTDQPVVLNANGLTLAGRLREVSFDARAGEVLGIYGFMGCGQLELARILFGKLKPDQGSLAIAGEQKAFRSTAGARRAGIAFVPESRRDMLFHQEPVYKNVSISILDRISSLLLKPSRERSIAARQVEQLRIRPAAVDLDLGMLSGGNQQKVALAKWLSYPPRLLVLCEPTRGMDVGAKNDVIHIVRDLRATGLAIIVLSTEPETVLSLADRVIVLKRGAVVREFANEQISKDRLLEAA is encoded by the coding sequence ATGCCCAGCGGACAGCAGCCCATCCTCGAACTGCACGACATCACGAAGGCCTTCGGCGGCGTCGAGGCGCTTCGTGGGGTCGACTTCGCGCTGACCGCCGGCGAGATCCATGGTCTCGTCGGCGAAAACGGCGCGGGGAAAAGCACGCTGATGAAGATCATCGCCGGCGTGCATGCGGATTTTTCCGGCCGGTTCGTGCTGGACGGAAGGGAGACCCGCTTTCGATCGGTGCGCGACGCGCATGCGGCCGGGATCGCGATGGTGCATCAGGAACTCAGCGTCGCGCCTGATCTGACGGTGGCCGAGAACGTGTTTCTGGGCAGCCAGCCGACCAACCGTCTCGGCCTCGTGCAATGGCGGCGCATGGCGCGCGAAGCCGGCGAGCAATTGAAGCGGTTCGGCATCGACGTCGATCCGATGTCGCGGCTCGGCGACCTGCCGATCGGGCTGCAGCAACTGATCGAGATCGCCCGCGTGCTGTCTTCTGGCGCCCGCATCATCATTCTCGACGAGCCGACCTCGGCGCTGTCGCCGCCCGAAGTGGAGCGCCTGTTCGCGACGCTGAAACGGCTGCGCGACGAAGGCACCAGCATCGTCTTCATTTCGCACTTCATCGAGGACATCCTGCGCGTCTCGGACATTGTGACCGTGTTCCGCAACGGCAGGAAAGTCGCGGAGGCCGCCGCGTCGGAGACGAGCAAGCCGGCATTGATCGAAGCAATGATCGGCAAGGGCCGCGAGGCGCTGGAAGAGACCTACATCCACGACATCATGCTGCCGCCGCCGACCGATCAGCCGGTGGTGCTGAACGCAAACGGGCTGACGCTGGCCGGCCGCCTGCGCGAGGTTTCGTTCGACGCCCGCGCCGGCGAGGTGCTCGGCATCTACGGCTTCATGGGATGCGGGCAGCTCGAACTGGCGCGGATCCTGTTCGGCAAGCTCAAGCCTGACCAGGGCTCGCTGGCGATCGCCGGAGAACAAAAAGCCTTCCGCAGCACAGCCGGCGCCCGCCGCGCCGGGATCGCCTTCGTGCCCGAGAGCCGACGCGACATGCTGTTCCATCAGGAGCCGGTCTACAAGAACGTCTCCATCAGCATCCTCGATCGCATCTCGTCACTGCTGCTCAAGCCGTCGCGCGAGCGCTCGATCGCCGCGCGGCAAGTAGAGCAGTTGCGGATTCGCCCGGCGGCCGTCGATCTCGACCTCGGCATGCTGTCGGGCGGCAATCAGCAGAAGGTGGCGCTAGCAAAATGGTTGAGCTATCCGCCGCGGCTATTGGTGCTGTGCGAGCCGACCCGCGGCATGGATGTCGGCGCCAAGAACGACGTCATCCACATCGTCAGGGATTTGCGCGCCACGGGACTCGCCATCATCGTGCTTTCCACTGAGCCGGAGACGGTGCTGTCGCTCGCCGACCGCGTCATCGTGCTCAAGCGCGGCGCGGTGGTGCGGGAATTTGCCAACGAACAGATCAGCAAGGACCGCCTGCTCGAAGCGGCGTGA
- a CDS encoding ABC transporter permease, translated as MTSGESVTVAADRKRPRGLAAMLRSQMRNIAPFLTLICLFGFFAAASPSFATLDNLGNILTQISVTGIIAVGLTFVILCAEIDLSIAAIANVTGIAVAYFTLQDSYVNIANVPMPGWAAILLALALCALLGLVNAFGLTVIGIPSFIMTLAMMQIAAGISALLVRGQIAYKVPPLVTTLGSTSIGGIPWIVIVAAAMLLGGHLVLTYTRFGRYVYMVGGNREAAEYSGLNVKLILGSVMVISAVCSGIGGMLGVAHFGSAQQNEFDTYLLDSIAAVVVGGTSLFGGRGGIGNTIVGLFVLGVLNNGLDHVNIDSFLKILIRGLILLAALVINVYAQRLRERTAE; from the coding sequence ATGACTTCAGGTGAAAGCGTGACAGTCGCCGCGGATCGCAAGCGGCCTCGCGGGCTCGCCGCAATGCTGCGCTCCCAGATGCGCAACATCGCGCCGTTCCTGACGCTGATCTGCCTGTTCGGCTTCTTCGCCGCCGCCAGCCCCTCCTTTGCGACGCTGGACAACCTCGGCAACATCCTCACGCAAATCTCGGTCACCGGCATCATCGCCGTCGGCCTCACCTTCGTGATCCTGTGCGCCGAAATCGATCTTTCGATCGCCGCCATCGCTAACGTCACCGGCATTGCGGTCGCCTATTTCACGCTGCAGGACTCCTACGTCAACATCGCCAACGTCCCGATGCCCGGATGGGCCGCGATCCTGCTGGCGCTGGCGCTGTGCGCGCTGCTCGGCCTCGTCAACGCGTTCGGGCTGACGGTGATCGGCATCCCCTCCTTCATCATGACGCTGGCGATGATGCAGATCGCCGCCGGCATCTCGGCGCTCCTGGTGCGCGGGCAGATCGCCTACAAGGTGCCTCCGCTGGTTACGACCTTGGGATCGACATCGATCGGCGGCATTCCCTGGATCGTGATCGTGGCAGCGGCGATGCTGCTCGGCGGCCATCTGGTGCTGACCTATACCAGGTTCGGCCGCTACGTTTACATGGTCGGCGGAAACCGCGAGGCGGCGGAATATTCCGGGCTCAACGTCAAGCTGATCCTCGGCAGCGTCATGGTGATTTCGGCGGTCTGTTCGGGGATCGGTGGCATGCTCGGCGTCGCGCATTTTGGCAGCGCGCAACAGAACGAGTTCGACACCTATCTCCTGGATTCGATCGCCGCCGTCGTGGTCGGCGGCACCAGTCTGTTTGGCGGTCGCGGCGGCATCGGCAATACCATTGTCGGCCTGTTCGTGCTCGGCGTCCTCAACAACGGGCTCGACCACGTCAACATCGACAGTTTCCTGAAAATCCTGATCCGCGGCCTGATCCTGCTGGCGGCGCTCGTCATCAACGTCTATGCGCAGCGGTTGAGGGAACGGACAGCGGAGTAA
- a CDS encoding alpha/beta hydrolase family protein, translating into MTVAQETGELRNPGLPGSEEFDTLIYGSPPLAYPAALSQYVIYNNPDPAYLTGRINVSAFANLGAATPWPFTNTNVPLNGHICIPRGRGPFPLAVFAHGNHSPFENSTPGYLYLCQLLASHGIIAATIDVNFLNGSNFGENDARAVVHLEHLKQFRNWNNTSGHPLHGKVDLNRILIVGHSRGGEAVGHASFFNRLAAIGPVVLDGSAGLGPYRFALSAAAAIAPTDRQFVPVTGPTVVPDSYFIIHGSKDSDVFTFEGYHTYERAHAVDLANPTVSDGKFKATLWVHKANHNQFNSVWAPETAPGVAMPRPSQEQIAKVHLGALALAVLLDRHEYFAVLHDHAVATAWDPAGTELVSQYQDPQRIFVQHNQEGLGPLVVSLPLQGTVAADGVVATRQLTALVGGAATTTITVRLAWNAAGSRLLLQVDPATLPAERYKVLALRVGQSNEAANTANRDQDFTLEVSSGSRTAVFPASSLHRLLFPDPPPFGPAKIVMQTLRLPVARLVECGVDPSDLRAIALVFDRRQTGVVYTGDLQFTN; encoded by the coding sequence ATGACCGTCGCGCAAGAAACTGGAGAACTCAGGAATCCGGGCCTCCCCGGTAGTGAAGAGTTCGACACCCTCATCTACGGCTCGCCGCCTCTCGCCTATCCAGCGGCCTTGTCCCAGTACGTGATCTACAATAACCCGGACCCGGCCTACCTCACGGGGCGCATCAATGTCTCAGCGTTCGCCAATCTGGGGGCCGCGACGCCGTGGCCCTTTACCAACACGAACGTACCCCTCAACGGACATATCTGCATTCCGCGCGGAAGAGGACCCTTCCCGCTCGCCGTGTTCGCGCACGGCAACCACAGTCCATTCGAGAACTCCACGCCCGGCTACCTCTATCTGTGCCAGTTGCTGGCGTCACACGGGATCATCGCAGCGACGATTGATGTCAACTTTCTCAACGGATCCAATTTCGGCGAGAACGACGCGCGGGCCGTCGTCCATCTCGAACACCTGAAACAGTTTCGGAACTGGAACAACACGTCCGGGCATCCGCTGCACGGCAAGGTGGACCTGAACAGGATTCTGATCGTCGGCCATTCGCGTGGCGGCGAGGCCGTCGGACACGCTTCCTTCTTCAACCGGCTGGCCGCAATTGGCCCCGTTGTCCTCGATGGCTCCGCGGGGCTTGGCCCATACCGCTTCGCACTGAGCGCAGCGGCGGCCATCGCCCCTACGGATCGGCAATTCGTCCCCGTCACGGGACCCACCGTCGTCCCGGATTCCTACTTCATTATTCACGGCAGCAAGGACTCGGACGTCTTCACCTTCGAGGGCTATCATACCTACGAACGCGCCCACGCCGTAGACTTGGCCAACCCGACGGTCTCTGACGGCAAATTCAAGGCCACGCTGTGGGTGCACAAGGCCAATCACAACCAGTTCAACAGCGTTTGGGCGCCGGAGACCGCACCGGGTGTGGCGATGCCGCGGCCCAGCCAGGAGCAGATCGCCAAGGTTCATCTCGGCGCGCTCGCCCTCGCCGTCCTCCTTGACCGCCACGAATACTTCGCTGTCCTGCACGATCACGCTGTGGCCACCGCGTGGGATCCCGCCGGCACCGAGCTGGTCTCGCAATATCAGGATCCCCAGCGCATCTTCGTTCAGCACAATCAGGAAGGTCTCGGGCCACTGGTAGTCTCGCTTCCACTACAGGGCACCGTCGCGGCCGATGGCGTGGTGGCAACGCGGCAACTCACGGCACTGGTCGGCGGCGCCGCCACGACGACCATCACGGTCCGCCTGGCCTGGAACGCCGCCGGTTCCCGGCTGCTGCTGCAGGTGGATCCGGCCACGCTGCCCGCTGAACGCTACAAGGTGCTAGCCCTTCGCGTGGGTCAGTCCAATGAGGCCGCAAACACCGCAAATCGGGACCAGGATTTCACCCTTGAGGTTTCCAGCGGTTCGCGTACCGCCGTCTTTCCAGCGAGTTCCCTCCACAGGCTGCTGTTCCCCGACCCGCCGCCCTTTGGACCGGCCAAGATCGTGATGCAGACGCTGCGGTTGCCTGTGGCCCGGCTCGTTGAATGCGGTGTGGACCCGAGCGACCTTCGCGCCATCGCCTTGGTATTCGACCGGCGTCAGACGGGCGTTGTTTACACCGGCGATTTGCAGTTCACTAACTGA
- a CDS encoding calcium-binding protein, protein MISRPFVGLALAAAVAFSGPALAKDRADPIKMFDSDNDGTLDLPEVKKAASAMFAKLDPDRDGTLDARELRGRLSAKEFAAADPDHDGTLTLDEYLAVVEQRFNAANPDKDGTLDAKELRSPAGRALLRLMK, encoded by the coding sequence ATGATTTCACGCCCATTCGTTGGTCTAGCGCTGGCCGCTGCTGTGGCATTCTCTGGTCCCGCCTTGGCGAAGGACCGCGCCGACCCGATCAAGATGTTCGACTCCGACAACGATGGTACCCTCGACCTGCCCGAGGTGAAGAAGGCAGCGTCGGCAATGTTTGCCAAATTAGACCCGGATCGGGATGGCACACTCGATGCGCGTGAGTTACGCGGCAGATTGAGTGCCAAGGAGTTCGCTGCAGCCGATCCCGACCATGATGGTACGCTGACGCTGGACGAGTATCTTGCTGTCGTGGAGCAGCGCTTCAACGCAGCCAATCCAGACAAGGATGGAACGTTGGATGCCAAGGAATTGCGATCACCTGCCGGCCGGGCTCTGCTGCGGCTCATGAAATAG
- the mtnK gene encoding S-methyl-5-thioribose kinase — protein sequence MADPRQDEYRILHEADLRDYLAGLPAVAARLGGAPASWSIGEVGDGNLNLVFIVKGAAGGIAVKQALPYVRLVGESWPLPLSRSHYEYLALTHQARLAPGLVPAVLHHNEGLALVVMELIEPHIIMRKGLIAGTLYPRFVGDIATFLARTLFFSSDLAIPAAQKKEGIAAFAGNHALCKITEDLIFTDPYCVAEQNRWTQPWLDSTAAAFRGDLDLHVAISRLKLKFLNAPEALIHGDLHTGSIMVTEGSTVVIDPEFAFYGPMGFDLGAVIGNLLMSYLASAGHERSPGGRRLFEVWVLETIENVWTEFARAFLDLWRTEAHGDAYPRTLFPGVGGAARLEVERQAYMARLFGDTGGFSAAKIIRRILGLAHNADFELIEDPKQRAICEARSLRLARTMMVETASFRSIGDVTTAAREVRGWQPDFG from the coding sequence TTGGCTGATCCCCGGCAGGACGAATATCGAATTCTTCATGAAGCCGACCTGCGGGACTATCTTGCGGGGCTCCCGGCGGTCGCGGCCCGGCTTGGCGGCGCGCCGGCTTCCTGGTCGATCGGCGAGGTTGGCGACGGCAACCTCAATCTCGTCTTCATCGTCAAGGGAGCCGCGGGCGGCATCGCCGTCAAGCAGGCGCTACCCTATGTGCGCCTCGTCGGCGAAAGCTGGCCGCTGCCGCTGTCGCGCTCGCATTACGAATATCTGGCGCTGACGCATCAGGCGCGGCTGGCGCCCGGCCTGGTGCCGGCCGTGCTGCACCACAACGAGGGGCTCGCGCTCGTCGTCATGGAGTTGATCGAGCCTCATATCATCATGCGCAAGGGGCTGATTGCCGGCACGCTCTATCCGCGCTTTGTCGGGGACATCGCGACCTTTCTGGCGCGCACGCTGTTTTTCTCTTCCGACCTCGCGATTCCTGCAGCCCAGAAGAAGGAGGGGATCGCGGCGTTCGCAGGCAACCATGCGCTGTGCAAGATCACCGAGGACCTGATCTTCACCGATCCCTACTGCGTGGCCGAGCAAAACCGCTGGACACAGCCCTGGCTCGATTCGACTGCGGCCGCCTTCCGCGGGGACCTCGATCTCCACGTCGCGATCTCGCGGCTGAAACTGAAATTCCTGAACGCACCGGAAGCGCTGATCCACGGCGATCTCCACACCGGCTCGATCATGGTGACGGAAGGCTCGACGGTCGTGATTGATCCCGAGTTCGCGTTCTACGGACCGATGGGGTTCGATCTCGGCGCCGTCATCGGCAATCTCCTGATGAGCTATCTGGCCTCCGCCGGCCACGAACGCTCGCCGGGCGGACGGCGGCTGTTCGAGGTCTGGGTGCTGGAAACGATCGAAAACGTCTGGACGGAGTTCGCCCGCGCGTTCCTTGATCTCTGGCGAACGGAAGCCCACGGCGACGCCTACCCCCGGACGCTGTTTCCCGGCGTGGGCGGTGCGGCGCGACTGGAGGTCGAGCGGCAGGCCTATATGGCGCGGCTGTTCGGCGACACCGGGGGATTTTCGGCAGCAAAAATCATCCGCCGCATTCTCGGGCTGGCGCACAATGCCGATTTCGAACTGATCGAGGATCCAAAGCAGCGGGCCATCTGCGAGGCGCGGAGCCTGCGGCTCGCGCGTACCATGATGGTGGAGACGGCGTCGTTCCGCAGCATCGGCGACGTGACCACGGCAGCACGGGAGGTCCGCGGCTGGCAGCCGGATTTTGGTTGA
- a CDS encoding class I SAM-dependent methyltransferase, protein MASEEAARIIDLYQRKARDWIERRGRTRLFEKSWLDRFRALLPPASPILDLGCGSAEPMARYLIELDHPVVGVDSSPAMIDVCRRHFPKQEWVVADMRKLALQRKFSGILAWDSFFHLCYDDQRNMFPVFREHASPQAVLMFTSGPTHGEAIGSFGGEPLYHASLDPAEYRSLLDQNGFRVASHVVEDPDCGGHTIWLAQLI, encoded by the coding sequence ATGGCATCGGAAGAAGCCGCCCGGATCATTGATCTGTACCAGCGCAAGGCGCGGGACTGGATCGAGCGTCGCGGACGCACCAGGTTGTTTGAAAAATCCTGGCTCGACCGTTTCCGGGCGCTGCTGCCACCGGCTAGCCCGATCCTCGATCTCGGCTGCGGATCCGCCGAGCCAATGGCCCGGTATCTGATCGAGCTTGATCATCCCGTCGTTGGCGTCGATTCGTCGCCGGCCATGATCGATGTCTGCCGGCGGCATTTTCCCAAACAGGAATGGGTCGTCGCCGATATGCGCAAGCTTGCCCTGCAGCGGAAGTTTTCCGGCATCCTGGCGTGGGACAGTTTCTTTCACCTCTGCTACGACGACCAACGCAACATGTTTCCGGTGTTTCGCGAGCACGCGTCGCCCCAGGCGGTGTTGATGTTCACAAGTGGCCCGACGCATGGGGAGGCGATCGGAAGTTTTGGGGGCGAGCCGCTGTATCATGCGAGCCTCGACCCCGCCGAATATCGTTCATTGCTGGATCAGAACGGGTTTCGCGTGGCGTCGCATGTCGTTGAGGACCCCGACTGCGGCGGCCACACCATCTGGCTCGCGCAGCTCATTTGA
- a CDS encoding DUF1467 family protein, producing the protein MAYSVSTALAIYFVLWWVVLFVTLPFGVRSQHEDGEGAAGTDPGAPVMARMGWKLLWTTLISGVIFGIGMWAYYQGYLNIERLSKLMGLPF; encoded by the coding sequence ATGGCTTACAGCGTCTCCACCGCGCTTGCGATCTACTTCGTGCTTTGGTGGGTCGTGCTGTTCGTGACCCTGCCGTTCGGCGTCCGCAGCCAGCACGAGGACGGCGAGGGGGCAGCCGGCACCGATCCGGGCGCCCCTGTCATGGCGAGGATGGGCTGGAAGTTGCTCTGGACCACGCTAATCTCAGGCGTGATTTTCGGCATCGGCATGTGGGCGTATTATCAGGGCTATCTGAACATCGAGCGGCTCTCGAAGCTGATGGGGCTGCCGTTCTAG
- the mce gene encoding methylmalonyl-CoA epimerase: MLGRLNHVAIAVKDAEKAAKIYGGAFGAEISGAVPLPEHGVITVFVTLPNTKIEFIQPLGEASPIAKFVERNADGGIHHICYDVPDIIAARDKLISEGARVLGDGVPKIGAHGKPVLFFHPKDFSGALVEIEQA, encoded by the coding sequence ATGCTGGGCCGGCTCAATCATGTCGCGATCGCGGTCAAGGATGCGGAGAAGGCGGCCAAGATCTATGGCGGCGCGTTCGGTGCGGAAATTTCCGGCGCGGTGCCGCTGCCGGAGCACGGCGTCATCACCGTGTTCGTGACGCTGCCCAACACCAAGATCGAGTTCATCCAGCCGCTCGGCGAGGCCTCGCCGATCGCCAAATTCGTCGAGCGCAACGCCGACGGCGGCATTCATCACATCTGCTATGACGTGCCCGACATCATCGCCGCGCGCGACAAGCTGATCAGCGAGGGCGCGCGCGTGCTCGGCGACGGCGTGCCGAAGATCGGCGCCCATGGCAAGCCGGTGCTGTTTTTCCATCCCAAGGACTTTTCCGGCGCGCTCGTCGAAATCGAACAGGCCTAG